A region of the Cumulibacter manganitolerans genome:
TCCCTTCTCGCTCGTGGGACCAGCCTACTGAGCCGCCGGATATCGTGAAGGGCATGCAGCCCGATGTCACGCTCATGTCCCGCCGCGAGTGCCACCTGTGCGAGGTGGCGCAGGCCGAGCTGGCCCGGATCCTGCCGGACTACGGGCTGCAGGCCGAGGTCGTGGACGTGGACACGGCGCCCGAGCTGCGCGCCGAGTACGGGGACCGGGTGCCGGTGCTGCTGCTCAACGGCAAGGAGCACGGCTACTTCACCGTCGACGAGCACCGGCTGCGCCCCGCGCTCGACGCGCTCATGGGCCGGTAGCCGCGGCCACCGTCACTTTGTGCATACGTGCACAAGCAGGTAGTCTGGACCATCGTGACGACAGCTTCCGGTTCGCGGATCGCCGCCCGCACCAGCGATGGCCGGCGGATCCCGGAGGCCACCCTCGGCCGGCTGTCGCTGTACCTGCGAGTCCTCGAGAACCTGCAGAACCGCGCGCTGATCAGCTCCGACGAGCTCGCCGCGCTGAGCGGCGTCAACTCCGCGATGCTGCGCCGCGACCTGTCCTGGGCCGGCTCGGTCGGCACCCGCGGCGTGGGGTACGACGTCGCCGCGCTGGAGGGCCGGCTGAGCGAGGTGCTCGGCGTCGGTGAGCGCCGCACGGTCGTGATCATCGGCGTCGGCAACCTCGGGCACGCTCTCGCCGGCTACGCCGGGCTGCCGGCCCGGGGCTTCCAGGTCGTCGGCCTCTTCGACGTCGACCACGTCGGCGAGGTCGTCGCCGGGTTGGAGGTCCGCGCGATCGACGAGCTGCGGGCCGGCCCCGGCGAGTACCGCGACAGCATCGGCGTCATCGCCACCCCGGCGCACGCCGCCCAGGCCGCGCTCGACGTGCTGGTCGAGATCGGCATCACCGGCGTGCTGTCGTTCGCCCCGACCACCCTGCAGGCGCCGCCGGGCGTCGACGTCCGCCGCGTCGACCTCGCCAGCGAGCTGCAGATCCTCGCTTTCCACGAGCGGCTCAAGTCCGCGTCGTCAACGAAAGGTGCCTCATGAGCTATCTCGTCGTAGGGCTCTCCCACCGTCAGACTCCGGTGGACGTCCTGGAGCGGGCCGCGATCACGCCGGAGGCCCTCGATGAGGCGCTCGTCCAGGTGCTCGGCCACGAGCCGGTCAGCGAGGCGATGCTGCTGTCGACCTGCAACCGGGTCGAGGTGTTCGCCGTCGTCGAGAAGTTCCACCCCGGCCTGGACGCCGTGGTCGGGTGGCTCTCCGAACGGCTGGGCATCCCGAGCGACCAGCTCGCCGACTACCTGCAGGTGGCCTACGACGAGGACGCCGTCGAGCACATGATGCGGGTGGCCAGCGGCCTGGACTCCATGGTGGTGGGTGAGCCGCAGATCCTCGGGCAGCTGCGCACGGCGTACCTCGAGGCGGCCGACCGCGACGCCGTCGGCCGCCGGCTGCACGCGCTCGCGCAGCACGCGCTGCGGGTGGGCAAGCGCATGCATTCCGAGCTCGGGATGCACTCGGTCGGCCGCAACATCGCCTCGGTCGCCGTGGACGCCGCCCGCGAGATCGGCGGCGGCCTCGCGGGCCGCAAGGCGCTGATCGTCGGTGCGGGCGCGATGGCGACGCTCGCTGCCGGTGCGCTGCGCGCCGAGGGCGTCGCGGGCCTGCAGGTGATCAACCGCTCGCTCGAGAAGGCGCAGGCGCTGGCCGGCAAGCACGACGCGCGCGTGGTCACCGACCTGCGCGCCGCGCTGGCCGAGGCCGACATCGTGGTCACCGCCCTCGGGTCCTCGCCCGGCGTGCTGGACGCCGACCTCCTGCGCGAGGCCGGACCGGTGACCGTCGTCGACCTGGCGCTCCCCAAGAACGTGACCGCCGAGGCCGCGGCACTCGAGTCCGTCACGTACGTCGGCATGGAGCAGATCCGGCAGCGCGCCGAGGCGCTCGACGTCGCCGTCGACGGCACCCGCGCCGACGCGCTGGTCGCCGAGGAGGTCGCCGCCTTCGTCGCGCGGCAGCGCCGCTCGGTGGTGGCGCCCACCATCGCCGCGCTGCAGACGCGCGCCAAGGAGGTCATCGACGCCGAGCTCGCCCGCCTCCGCGGGCGGCTCCCGGACATCGACGCCCGCGCGATGGCCGAGATCGAGTACGCCGTCGAGCGCGTCGTCGACAAGATGCTGCACGCGCCGCAGGTGCGCGTCCGCGAGAGCGCCGGCACCCCGTCCGGCGAGGCGTACGCCGAGGCCCTGCGGATGCTGTTCGACGGCGGGGACCAGCCGGTCGGGGATGCGATGGCGCCCGACGTGCAGGAGTCCGCCCGCCGGATCGCCCCGGGCGGGGGCGCATGAGCGCACCGATCCGGCTCGGCACGCGACGCTCCGCGCTCGCGACCGGGCAGTCGCAGATCGTCGCCGACTCGCTGACCGCGGCCACCGGCCGCGCCGTCGAGCTCGTCACGGTCACCACGCACGGTGACGTCACCTCGGCCCCGCTGCACACCCTCGGCGGCCAGGGCGTGTTCATCTCGGCGCTGCGCGACGAGCTGCTCGCGGGCACCATCGACATCGCCGTGCACTCCCTGAAGGACCTGCCGACGACCCCGGCGGAGGGCATCGTCATCGCCGCGGTGCCCACCCGGGTCGACCCGCGGGACGCGCTCGTCGCGCGCGACGGGCTGACCCTCGGAGAGCTGCCGCCGGGCTCGCGCATCGGGACCGGATCGCTGCGGCGGGTCGCCCAGCTGCGCGCGCTCGGGCTCGGGCTGGAGCCGGTGCCGATCCGCGGCAACGTCGACACCCGGCTGTCGAAGGTGGACAGCGGCGAGCTCGACGCGGTCCTGCTGGCCACCGCCGGCCTGACCCGCCTCGGGCTGCGCGAGCGGATCACCGAGCTGCTCGACCCGATCCAGATGCTGCCGGCGCCCGGGCAGGGTGCGCTGGCGATCGAGTGCCTCGCGTCACGAACCGACCTCGCCGATTTGGTCAGAACGCTGGACGATAACTACAGTCGTATCTGCGTCGAGGCAGAGCGGGCATTGCTCGCCGAGCTCGAAGCCGGCTGCTCAGCACCGGTGGGAGCCCTCGCCGAGGTAGTCGAGGCCGAGGACGGTCTCGAGCTATCACTCCGCGCGGCCGTGACGGCGCAGGATGGCAGCGATGCCATCCGGCTCTCGGCCAGCGGACCACTTACCGATGCTGCCGGACTCGGAGCGCGGCTCGCCCGCGTGATGCTCGAGGACGGCGCGAACGAGCTCATGGGGAGCACGTGATGACGCGCGCGCGCAAGAACATCGGCCGCATCCGATTCGTCGGCTGTGGCCCGGCGGACGCCGGCCTGACCACCGGTCGTGCCTACGACGCCATCCACGCCGCCGACGAGGTGGTCGTCGACACCG
Encoded here:
- a CDS encoding glutamyl-tRNA reductase — protein: MSYLVVGLSHRQTPVDVLERAAITPEALDEALVQVLGHEPVSEAMLLSTCNRVEVFAVVEKFHPGLDAVVGWLSERLGIPSDQLADYLQVAYDEDAVEHMMRVASGLDSMVVGEPQILGQLRTAYLEAADRDAVGRRLHALAQHALRVGKRMHSELGMHSVGRNIASVAVDAAREIGGGLAGRKALIVGAGAMATLAAGALRAEGVAGLQVINRSLEKAQALAGKHDARVVTDLRAALAEADIVVTALGSSPGVLDADLLREAGPVTVVDLALPKNVTAEAAALESVTYVGMEQIRQRAEALDVAVDGTRADALVAEEVAAFVARQRRSVVAPTIAALQTRAKEVIDAELARLRGRLPDIDARAMAEIEYAVERVVDKMLHAPQVRVRESAGTPSGEAYAEALRMLFDGGDQPVGDAMAPDVQESARRIAPGGGA
- a CDS encoding redox-sensing transcriptional repressor Rex; amino-acid sequence: MTTASGSRIAARTSDGRRIPEATLGRLSLYLRVLENLQNRALISSDELAALSGVNSAMLRRDLSWAGSVGTRGVGYDVAALEGRLSEVLGVGERRTVVIIGVGNLGHALAGYAGLPARGFQVVGLFDVDHVGEVVAGLEVRAIDELRAGPGEYRDSIGVIATPAHAAQAALDVLVEIGITGVLSFAPTTLQAPPGVDVRRVDLASELQILAFHERLKSASSTKGAS
- the hemC gene encoding hydroxymethylbilane synthase — encoded protein: MSAPIRLGTRRSALATGQSQIVADSLTAATGRAVELVTVTTHGDVTSAPLHTLGGQGVFISALRDELLAGTIDIAVHSLKDLPTTPAEGIVIAAVPTRVDPRDALVARDGLTLGELPPGSRIGTGSLRRVAQLRALGLGLEPVPIRGNVDTRLSKVDSGELDAVLLATAGLTRLGLRERITELLDPIQMLPAPGQGALAIECLASRTDLADLVRTLDDNYSRICVEAERALLAELEAGCSAPVGALAEVVEAEDGLELSLRAAVTAQDGSDAIRLSASGPLTDAAGLGARLARVMLEDGANELMGST
- a CDS encoding glutaredoxin family protein, with protein sequence MQPDVTLMSRRECHLCEVAQAELARILPDYGLQAEVVDVDTAPELRAEYGDRVPVLLLNGKEHGYFTVDEHRLRPALDALMGR